A single genomic interval of Nonomuraea rubra harbors:
- a CDS encoding DUF4386 domain-containing protein, translating to MKADRLAGALGIAGMVAGVLSVVPVLEEPDYRALIPAHEGQIIIGAIFQFVMIPAYVGFALCLYPALRAESAALAPGFLGFRLIAATFHFTGVILLPLFLVPGQEHAAGLELLRTARDLVNHVALILALGLGDLLLFAMLHRSRLVPRWLSAWGFLGTGAAMLASLLVLSRVTGVVTPLYLTMNAPLALQSLVLAIRLLTRGLTRGASR from the coding sequence ATGAAGGCAGACAGGCTCGCGGGCGCACTGGGCATCGCCGGCATGGTCGCCGGCGTGCTGAGTGTCGTGCCCGTTCTGGAGGAGCCGGACTATCGCGCTCTCATTCCCGCGCACGAGGGCCAGATCATCATCGGCGCGATATTTCAGTTCGTCATGATCCCCGCCTATGTCGGCTTCGCGCTGTGCCTTTATCCGGCGTTACGGGCGGAGAGCGCGGCACTCGCCCCGGGTTTCCTGGGATTCAGGCTGATCGCGGCCACGTTCCACTTCACCGGGGTGATCCTGCTGCCCCTGTTCCTCGTGCCGGGCCAGGAGCACGCGGCCGGCTTGGAGCTGCTGAGAACGGCCCGCGACCTGGTGAATCACGTCGCGCTGATCCTCGCGCTCGGCCTCGGGGACCTCCTGCTGTTCGCCATGCTCCACCGGTCGCGGCTCGTCCCGCGCTGGCTGTCCGCCTGGGGATTCCTCGGGACCGGAGCAGCCATGCTGGCGAGCCTCCTGGTGCTCTCCCGGGTGACCGGCGTCGTCACGCCGCTCTACCTGACCATGAACGCGCCACTGGCCCTGCAGAGCCTCGTCCTGGCGA